Proteins from a single region of Shinella zoogloeoides:
- a CDS encoding ROK family transcriptional regulator: MLVKSSTELVRQQNSALVLASLRRHGPLAHTDISHHTGLASATVSAITAELEKAEVLERREQQAAASRGRPRVIFGQRRGAGYLVAVRIASDLVQYSLADYGGTLIDRFEEARNQADSSTRPFAEAFVAALDRLADRSRIAPEEVLVVSISSKGLVDPASARLVWSPVFGAEQVDFAALLKPRWRAKILLSNETLLVAHAMALRMEKAGVENLTAVAALSLGHSIGLGIARFDRTGELSVTAPNFGHMLNAADGKLCRCGAQGCIEASAGFYGILRTAFEVPPDTIPAKFVPLAEMDKIALRARQGHRMSEYAFRQAGLALGQGLSRMVSLHEAMPIAITGPGTRYFDLLRRGLEEGLGQSQQVRLFGAPPITLAPEEATLVLEGHLDRALAEMDHDIIAARTVGE, translated from the coding sequence ATGCTGGTGAAGTCGAGCACGGAGCTTGTGCGTCAGCAGAACAGCGCGCTCGTCCTCGCGTCGCTGCGCCGGCACGGGCCGCTTGCCCATACGGATATTTCCCATCACACCGGCCTTGCTTCGGCCACCGTCTCGGCCATTACCGCGGAACTAGAGAAGGCCGAGGTGCTGGAGCGGCGCGAACAGCAGGCCGCCGCCTCGCGCGGGCGGCCGCGCGTCATCTTCGGCCAGCGGCGCGGGGCGGGCTATCTCGTCGCCGTGCGCATCGCCTCCGACCTCGTGCAATATTCGCTGGCGGATTACGGCGGCACGCTCATCGACCGGTTCGAGGAGGCGCGCAATCAGGCGGACAGCTCGACGCGACCCTTCGCGGAGGCGTTCGTCGCCGCGCTCGACAGGCTGGCGGACCGTTCGCGCATCGCGCCGGAGGAGGTGCTGGTCGTCTCCATCAGCAGCAAGGGGCTGGTCGATCCGGCGTCCGCGCGGCTCGTCTGGTCGCCGGTCTTCGGGGCGGAGCAGGTGGATTTCGCGGCTTTGCTCAAGCCGCGCTGGCGGGCGAAGATTCTGCTCAGCAACGAGACGCTGCTCGTCGCCCACGCCATGGCGCTGCGCATGGAAAAGGCGGGGGTGGAGAACCTGACCGCCGTCGCCGCGCTGTCGCTCGGCCACAGCATCGGGCTGGGTATCGCGCGGTTCGACCGGACGGGCGAACTCTCCGTCACCGCGCCGAATTTCGGGCATATGCTGAATGCGGCGGACGGCAAGCTCTGCCGTTGCGGGGCGCAGGGCTGCATCGAGGCCTCCGCCGGGTTCTACGGCATCCTGCGCACGGCCTTCGAAGTGCCGCCGGATACGATTCCCGCCAAGTTCGTGCCGCTTGCGGAGATGGACAAGATCGCGCTGCGCGCCCGGCAGGGGCACCGCATGTCGGAATATGCCTTCCGCCAGGCCGGCCTTGCGCTGGGGCAAGGGTTGTCGCGCATGGTGAGCCTGCACGAGGCGATGCCGATCGCCATTACCGGACCGGGCACGCGCTATTTCGATCTTCTGCGGCGCGGGCTGGAGGAGGGGCTGGGGCAATCGCAGCAAGTCCGCCTGTTCGGCGCGCCGCCGATCACCCTTGCGCCGGAGGAAGCGACGCTGGTGCTGGAAGGCCATCTCGACCGGGCGCTTGCGGAAATGGACCACGATATCATCGCGGCCCGCACGGTCGGGGAATAG
- a CDS encoding IS256 family transposase: MTDDRLALSELAAKSGDSDFLRTIAESVLQLIMEADVDGLIGAGRYERGDSRQTWRNGYRDRSLDTRLGTLNLKIPKMRQGAYFPGFLEPRKMVEKALVAVIQEAWINGVSTRKVDELVQAMGMTGISKSSVSKLCKDIDERVNAFLKRPLSGDWPYLWLDATYLKVREGGRIVSVAAIIAVAVNTDGKREIVGLHIGPSEAEPFWTSFLRDLVRRGLTGVKLVISDAHEGLKAAITRILSATWQRCRVHATRNALAYVPKGQHTMVAAAIRQAFIQPDHDNAVQTWRHVADQLRARWPKLGTFMDNAEADVLAYMAFPAQHRTKLHSTNPLERLNKEVKRRADVVGIFPNEDSIVRLIGAVLLEANDEWQLLSRYMQVEAMAELNPPTIEEETTLQITPRAA, translated from the coding sequence ATGACCGACGACAGATTAGCTCTTTCCGAGCTTGCCGCGAAGAGTGGCGATAGCGATTTTCTGCGCACGATTGCCGAAAGCGTGCTGCAACTGATCATGGAAGCCGATGTTGATGGCCTGATCGGCGCTGGGCGCTATGAACGTGGCGACAGCCGCCAGACATGGCGCAACGGCTACCGCGACCGCTCGCTCGACACCCGGCTCGGCACGCTGAACCTGAAGATACCGAAGATGCGACAGGGAGCCTACTTTCCCGGCTTTCTGGAGCCGAGGAAGATGGTGGAGAAGGCGCTGGTGGCCGTGATCCAGGAGGCGTGGATCAACGGCGTCTCGACGCGCAAGGTCGATGAGCTGGTGCAGGCCATGGGCATGACCGGCATCTCCAAATCCTCCGTCTCCAAGCTGTGCAAGGATATCGACGAGCGGGTGAACGCCTTCCTCAAGCGCCCCCTTTCCGGTGACTGGCCATACCTCTGGCTCGACGCCACCTATCTGAAGGTGCGTGAGGGCGGTCGCATCGTGTCGGTGGCGGCGATAATCGCGGTGGCGGTCAACACGGACGGGAAGAGGGAGATTGTCGGCCTGCACATCGGCCCCTCCGAAGCCGAGCCGTTCTGGACGAGCTTCCTGCGTGATCTGGTCCGCCGAGGCCTCACCGGCGTCAAGCTGGTCATCTCCGATGCCCATGAAGGGCTGAAAGCGGCCATTACCCGTATCCTCAGCGCGACATGGCAGCGCTGCCGTGTTCATGCGACACGCAATGCGCTGGCCTACGTTCCCAAGGGCCAGCACACCATGGTCGCCGCCGCGATCCGTCAGGCTTTCATCCAGCCCGACCATGACAATGCCGTGCAGACCTGGCGGCATGTCGCCGACCAGCTCCGCGCCAGATGGCCCAAGCTCGGTACCTTCATGGACAATGCCGAAGCCGACGTGCTGGCCTACATGGCCTTCCCCGCCCAGCACCGCACGAAATTACATTCAACGAATCCACTCGAACGCCTCAACAAGGAGGTCAAGCGCCGTGCCGATGTCGTCGGCATCTTCCCCAACGAGGACAGCATCGTTCGCCTCATCGGCGCGGTTCTGCTCGAAGCCAACGACGAATGGCAGCTCCTGAGCCGATACATGCAGGTCGAGGCAATGGCCGAGCTAAACCCACCAACAATCGAAGAGGAAACTACACTTCAGATTACACCCAGAGCCGCCTGA
- a CDS encoding LysR family transcriptional regulator has protein sequence MRLDDTGDQFLPDESLDSLEGIGLLRSGLKLSHLRMITAIEAHKQVSAAAEALNISQPAASRMLTEMETILKAQLCERISRGVTLTAFGRAFARRARTILLELREVDRELSALKSGTGGSVFLGSVTAPAISLAVPAIQQVSAAYPGIEVNVRVETSNVLARELLAARQDFIIARVPDDLNPRLFNVTEIGIEKACLIVRKGHPLTEKPVVGLADLPRYDWVFQPAGTLLRRRIEELFIAAGVPLPATVVNTSSILLTTAIVCGSNAIAPVARDMANFVADVGAQAGEIVILNTDFEIDIKPYSLISVKGRALPPSAKLLYDLIWQRSRMVAPD, from the coding sequence ATGCGCCTTGACGACACCGGAGACCAGTTCCTCCCCGACGAGAGCCTCGACAGCCTGGAGGGGATCGGCCTCCTGCGCAGCGGGCTGAAGCTCAGCCACCTGCGCATGATCACGGCCATAGAGGCGCACAAGCAGGTGAGCGCGGCGGCCGAGGCGCTCAACATATCCCAGCCCGCCGCCTCGCGCATGCTGACGGAAATGGAAACGATCCTCAAGGCCCAGCTTTGCGAACGCATCTCGCGCGGCGTCACGCTCACCGCCTTCGGCCGGGCCTTCGCCCGCCGGGCGCGCACCATCCTGCTCGAACTGCGCGAGGTCGACCGCGAGCTTTCCGCGCTGAAATCCGGCACCGGCGGCTCGGTCTTCCTCGGTTCGGTGACGGCGCCGGCCATCAGCCTCGCCGTGCCGGCGATCCAGCAGGTCAGCGCTGCCTATCCGGGCATCGAGGTGAATGTGCGCGTGGAGACGAGCAACGTGCTCGCCCGCGAACTGCTCGCCGCCCGGCAGGATTTCATCATCGCCCGCGTGCCGGACGATCTCAATCCCCGCCTCTTCAACGTCACCGAGATCGGCATCGAGAAAGCCTGTCTCATCGTGCGCAAGGGCCATCCGCTGACGGAAAAGCCCGTCGTCGGCCTCGCCGACCTGCCGCGCTACGACTGGGTGTTCCAGCCGGCGGGCACGCTTTTGCGGCGGCGCATCGAGGAACTGTTCATCGCGGCCGGCGTGCCGCTGCCCGCCACCGTCGTCAACACATCGTCGATCCTGCTCACCACCGCCATCGTCTGCGGCTCGAACGCCATCGCCCCCGTCGCCCGCGACATGGCGAATTTCGTCGCCGATGTCGGGGCGCAGGCGGGCGAGATCGTCATCCTCAACACGGATTTCGAGATCGACATCAAGCCCTACAGCCTCATCTCCGTGAAAGGTCGGGCGCTCCCGCCGAGCGCCAAACTGCTCTATGATCTCATCTGGCAACGCAGCCGGATGGTCGCGCCGGACTGA
- a CDS encoding sugar ABC transporter permease has protein sequence MADITNTAHANRARSASENPVKRFFRATEIDTRLLGMVGALLIIWIGFNILSGGLFLTPRNLWNLSVQTASVAVMATGMVLVIVTRNIDLSVGSILGFVGMIMGVLQAELLPQLIGFNHPATWIITLLAGLLLGAAIGALHGSIIAFLNVPSFIVTLGGLLVWRGATWFVTSGRTVAPMDATFRLMGGGTEGSIGATASWIVGALACIAIVATIANSRKQRKRFGFPLRPMWAEYFLVAVGCALVLGAIAVVNAYPWPVAIARKFADANGIAWPEGGLFIPHGIAVPVLIAIVVGIVMTFISTRLRFGRYVFALGGNPEAAELAGIKTRWVTVKIFALMGMLCAIAAAISTARLNAATNAQGELDELYTIAAAVIGGTSLAGGMGTIAGAMLGALVMQSLQSGMVLVGIDTPFQRIVVGMVLVVAVWLDTIYRARAK, from the coding sequence ATGGCCGACATCACGAATACCGCACATGCCAATCGCGCGCGATCGGCGAGCGAGAATCCGGTAAAGCGCTTCTTTCGCGCGACCGAGATCGATACGCGCCTGCTCGGCATGGTCGGCGCGCTGCTGATCATCTGGATCGGCTTCAACATCCTGTCCGGCGGCCTCTTCCTGACGCCGCGAAACCTCTGGAACCTTTCCGTCCAGACCGCCTCCGTCGCCGTGATGGCCACCGGCATGGTGCTCGTCATCGTCACGCGCAACATCGATCTTTCGGTCGGCTCGATCCTCGGCTTCGTCGGCATGATCATGGGCGTGCTGCAGGCCGAACTGCTGCCGCAGCTCATCGGCTTCAACCATCCCGCCACCTGGATCATCACCCTTCTGGCCGGCCTGCTGCTCGGCGCGGCCATCGGCGCGCTGCACGGCTCCATCATCGCCTTCCTCAACGTGCCGTCCTTCATCGTCACGCTCGGGGGCCTGCTCGTCTGGCGCGGCGCCACCTGGTTCGTCACGAGCGGGCGCACCGTCGCCCCCATGGACGCCACCTTCCGCCTGATGGGCGGCGGCACCGAAGGCTCGATCGGCGCGACGGCAAGCTGGATCGTCGGCGCCCTCGCCTGCATCGCCATCGTGGCGACCATCGCCAACTCCCGCAAGCAGCGCAAGCGTTTCGGCTTCCCGCTGCGCCCCATGTGGGCCGAGTATTTCCTAGTCGCGGTCGGCTGCGCGCTCGTGCTCGGCGCCATCGCGGTCGTCAACGCCTATCCCTGGCCTGTCGCCATCGCCCGCAAGTTCGCGGACGCCAACGGCATCGCCTGGCCGGAAGGCGGCCTCTTCATCCCGCACGGCATCGCCGTTCCCGTGCTGATCGCCATCGTCGTCGGCATCGTCATGACCTTCATCTCGACGCGCCTGCGCTTCGGCCGCTACGTCTTCGCACTCGGCGGCAACCCCGAGGCGGCGGAACTTGCCGGCATCAAGACCCGCTGGGTCACGGTCAAGATCTTCGCGCTGATGGGCATGCTCTGCGCCATCGCCGCCGCCATCTCGACGGCCCGCCTCAACGCCGCGACCAACGCCCAGGGCGAGCTCGACGAGCTTTACACCATCGCGGCCGCGGTCATCGGCGGCACGTCGCTGGCCGGCGGCATGGGCACAATCGCTGGCGCCATGCTCGGCGCCCTCGTCATGCAATCGCTGCAATCGGGCATGGTGCTGGTCGGCATCGACACCCCGTTCCAGCGCATCGTGGTCGGCATGGTCCTCGTCGTCGCCGTCTGGCTCGACACGATCTACCGCGCCCGCGCCAAGTAA
- a CDS encoding ATP-binding cassette domain-containing protein: protein MTDTRTPLVEMKNISISFGGIHAVDNASVDLYPGEVVALLGHNGAGKSTLIKILSGAYRRDSGEILINGEPADIANPRDAKKYGIETIYQTLAVADNVDAAANLYLGRELRTPWGTLDDVAMEAKTREVMGRLNPNFQRFKEPVKALSGGQRQSVAIARAILFNARILIMDEPTAALGPQETAQVGELIKQLKKEGIGIFLISHDIHDVFDLADRVSVMKNGQVVGHARTEDVTKDEVLGMIILGKVPEKAIPGPGAMQTA, encoded by the coding sequence ATGACGGACACCCGTACGCCCCTCGTGGAGATGAAGAACATCTCCATCTCCTTCGGCGGCATCCATGCCGTGGACAACGCCTCGGTCGATCTCTATCCCGGCGAGGTCGTCGCCCTGCTCGGCCACAACGGCGCCGGCAAGTCGACGCTGATCAAGATCCTCTCCGGCGCCTACCGGCGCGACAGCGGCGAAATCCTGATCAACGGCGAACCGGCCGACATCGCCAATCCGCGCGACGCCAAGAAATACGGCATCGAGACGATCTACCAGACGCTGGCCGTCGCCGACAATGTCGACGCCGCCGCCAACCTCTATCTCGGCCGCGAGCTGCGCACCCCCTGGGGCACGCTCGACGACGTGGCGATGGAGGCCAAGACCCGCGAGGTCATGGGCCGCCTCAACCCCAACTTCCAGCGTTTCAAGGAGCCGGTAAAGGCGCTGTCCGGCGGCCAGCGCCAGTCCGTGGCGATCGCAAGAGCCATCCTCTTCAACGCCCGCATCCTCATCATGGACGAGCCGACGGCGGCGCTCGGTCCCCAGGAGACGGCGCAGGTCGGCGAGCTGATCAAGCAGCTCAAGAAGGAAGGCATCGGCATCTTCCTGATCAGCCACGACATCCACGACGTCTTCGACCTCGCCGACCGCGTCTCGGTGATGAAGAACGGCCAGGTCGTGGGCCATGCCCGCACCGAGGACGTCACGAAGGACGAGGTTCTCGGCATGATCATCCTCGGCAAGGTCCCGGAAAAAGCCATCCCCGGCCCCGGCGCCATGCAGACCGCCTGA
- a CDS encoding HVO_A0114 family putative DNA-binding protein, with product MATLKVGIADYEEMKDRTRQIAAGEKKPVPGDPTVWFPSTESFARILSTGNRDLLRIIHEQAPESVEELAKISGRAQSNVSRTLKTMAGYGLIRMEKARGLKLTPKLAYDRIELVMPLTAAKAPHTVKGGQQ from the coding sequence ATGGCTACATTGAAAGTCGGTATCGCCGACTATGAGGAAATGAAGGACCGGACTCGGCAGATCGCGGCGGGCGAGAAGAAGCCTGTGCCGGGCGATCCGACCGTCTGGTTCCCATCCACCGAATCCTTCGCGCGCATTCTGTCCACCGGGAACCGCGACCTGCTGCGCATCATCCACGAGCAAGCGCCCGAATCCGTGGAAGAGTTAGCGAAGATCTCCGGGCGGGCGCAATCGAATGTCTCGCGCACCCTCAAGACGATGGCCGGCTACGGCCTCATCCGCATGGAAAAGGCTCGGGGCCTCAAGCTCACCCCCAAGCTCGCATATGATCGTATCGAACTGGTGATGCCGCTGACCGCCGCCAAAGCGCCTCACACGGTCAAGGGAGGCCAGCAATGA
- the xylF gene encoding D-xylose ABC transporter substrate-binding protein, producing MKSVLKLMAGAAIIVSLHSAAAHAKDLVVGVSWSNFQEERWKTDEAAIKAALEASGDKYISADAQSSAAKQLTDIESLIAQGANAIIVLAQDSDAIGPAIEKAAAEGIPVVGYDRLIENPSAFYITFDNKEVGRMQAREVFKVKPEGNYVFIKGNSADPNADFLFAGQQEVLKEAIDAGKIKNVGEAYTDGWKPENAQKNMEQFLTANDNKVDAVVASNDGTAGGAIAALTAQGLAGSVPVSGQDADHAALNRVALGTQTVSVWKDSRELGKRAAEIAAQLAGGKTMDQIDGVTTFAGGPKGVEMKSVFLAPLPITKDNLNVVIDAGWISKDAACQGVAAGSVEACK from the coding sequence ATGAAGTCCGTTCTGAAGCTGATGGCAGGGGCTGCCATCATTGTTTCCCTGCATTCCGCCGCCGCGCACGCCAAGGACCTCGTCGTCGGCGTTTCCTGGTCGAACTTCCAGGAAGAGCGCTGGAAAACCGACGAAGCCGCCATCAAGGCAGCGCTCGAGGCCTCCGGCGACAAGTACATTTCCGCTGACGCCCAGTCCTCTGCCGCAAAGCAGCTCACCGACATCGAGTCGTTGATCGCCCAGGGCGCGAACGCCATCATCGTGCTTGCGCAGGATAGCGACGCCATCGGCCCGGCCATCGAAAAGGCCGCAGCGGAAGGCATCCCGGTCGTCGGCTACGACCGCCTGATCGAGAACCCGTCCGCCTTCTACATCACCTTCGACAACAAGGAAGTCGGCCGCATGCAGGCCCGCGAAGTGTTCAAGGTGAAGCCGGAAGGCAACTATGTCTTCATCAAGGGCAACTCCGCCGACCCGAACGCCGACTTCCTCTTCGCAGGCCAGCAGGAAGTGCTGAAGGAAGCCATCGACGCCGGCAAAATCAAGAATGTCGGCGAAGCCTATACCGATGGCTGGAAGCCGGAAAACGCCCAGAAGAACATGGAACAGTTCCTGACGGCGAACGACAACAAGGTCGACGCGGTCGTCGCCTCGAACGACGGCACGGCCGGCGGCGCGATCGCCGCGCTGACCGCGCAGGGCCTTGCCGGCTCCGTCCCGGTCTCCGGCCAGGACGCCGACCACGCCGCGCTCAACCGCGTCGCGCTCGGCACGCAGACGGTCTCCGTCTGGAAGGACTCCCGTGAACTCGGCAAGCGCGCCGCGGAAATCGCCGCCCAGCTCGCCGGCGGCAAGACCATGGACCAGATCGACGGCGTGACCACCTTCGCCGGCGGCCCGAAGGGCGTCGAGATGAAGTCGGTCTTCCTCGCTCCGCTGCCGATCACCAAGGACAACCTGAACGTCGTCATCGACGCCGGCTGGATCTCCAAGGATGCAGCCTGCCAGGGCGTCGCGGCCGGCTCGGTCGAAGCCTGCAAGTAA
- a CDS encoding CDP-alcohol phosphatidyltransferase family protein produces the protein MTRSPLSDQDLPSALAGKDRRPLASRDKVWAREAARILSAAKISPNQISMASMVMAACAGFAFLIANAGDFGSRGFLLLMAAAFCQLRLICNLLDGMVAIEGGKQSPDGPFWNEFPDRIADLLIFAGLGHGIGLPTLGWAVGGLSVLTAYTRELGSNCGLPADFSGPMAKQHRMAVITVAALLSLFDPLWDGWNVILALALWAIAFGAAVTTFRRALRIVRTLRARG, from the coding sequence ATGACGAGATCGCCTCTTTCAGACCAAGACCTGCCCTCCGCGCTTGCCGGAAAGGATCGGCGGCCGCTGGCCAGCCGCGACAAGGTTTGGGCGCGGGAAGCGGCGCGTATCCTCTCGGCGGCCAAGATCTCGCCAAACCAGATTTCGATGGCAAGCATGGTGATGGCCGCCTGTGCAGGTTTCGCATTCCTGATCGCCAACGCTGGTGATTTCGGATCGAGAGGCTTCCTGCTGCTCATGGCCGCCGCGTTCTGTCAGCTTCGCCTGATATGCAATCTTCTCGACGGCATGGTTGCCATCGAGGGCGGAAAGCAATCGCCGGACGGTCCGTTCTGGAACGAGTTTCCCGACCGCATCGCCGACCTGCTCATCTTCGCCGGCCTGGGCCACGGCATCGGCTTGCCGACGCTCGGCTGGGCCGTAGGCGGTTTATCCGTTCTGACCGCATATACGCGCGAACTCGGCAGCAATTGTGGATTGCCGGCAGACTTTTCCGGGCCGATGGCGAAGCAGCACCGGATGGCCGTCATAACCGTGGCCGCCCTACTATCGCTCTTCGATCCGCTTTGGGACGGCTGGAACGTCATCCTCGCTCTCGCACTTTGGGCGATCGCATTCGGTGCGGCCGTGACGACGTTTCGTCGGGCTTTGCGCATCGTCAGGACACTCCGCGCGAGGGGGTGA
- the iolG gene encoding inositol 2-dehydrogenase has translation MTVRFGLLGAGRIGKVHAKAVTGNPDAVLVAVADAFPAAAEAIAAQYGCAVRSIEAIEAAGDIDAVVICTPTDTHADLIERFLRAGKAIFCEKPVDLDIDRVRACIKVVEETKGKLMVGFNRRFDPHFMAVRKAIDDGRIGDVEMVTITSRDPGAPPVDYIKRSGGIFRDMTIHDFDMARFLLGEEVATVSATAAVLVDPEIGKAGDYDSVSVILQTKSGRQAIISNSRRATYGYDQRIEVHGSKGMVSAENQRPVSIEVANGEGYTRPPLHDFFMTRYTEAYANEIAGFIAAIEKGAALSPSGADGLAALALADAAVKSVEEKRQISVA, from the coding sequence ATGACTGTGAGATTTGGCCTTCTCGGCGCAGGCCGCATCGGCAAGGTTCATGCAAAGGCCGTCACCGGCAATCCCGACGCGGTGCTGGTCGCCGTCGCCGACGCCTTCCCGGCGGCAGCCGAGGCCATTGCCGCGCAATATGGCTGCGCGGTGCGCAGCATCGAGGCGATCGAGGCGGCCGGCGATATCGACGCCGTCGTGATCTGCACGCCGACCGACACCCATGCCGATCTCATTGAGCGTTTCTTGCGCGCTGGAAAAGCCATCTTCTGCGAAAAACCCGTCGATCTCGATATCGACCGCGTGCGCGCCTGCATCAAGGTGGTCGAGGAGACAAAAGGCAAGCTGATGGTCGGCTTCAACCGCCGCTTCGACCCGCATTTCATGGCCGTGCGCAAGGCCATCGACGATGGCCGCATCGGCGATGTCGAGATGGTGACGATCACCTCGCGCGATCCCGGCGCACCGCCGGTCGATTACATCAAGCGCTCCGGCGGCATCTTCCGCGACATGACCATCCACGACTTCGACATGGCCCGCTTCCTGCTCGGCGAGGAAGTGGCCACGGTCTCGGCGACGGCCGCCGTGCTGGTCGACCCGGAGATCGGCAAGGCCGGCGACTATGACAGCGTCTCGGTCATCCTGCAGACGAAATCCGGCAGGCAGGCGATCATCTCCAACTCCCGCCGCGCCACCTACGGCTACGACCAGCGCATCGAGGTGCATGGCTCGAAAGGCATGGTGTCGGCCGAAAACCAGCGCCCGGTCTCCATCGAAGTCGCCAATGGCGAAGGCTATACCCGCCCGCCGCTGCACGATTTCTTCATGACCCGCTACACCGAGGCCTATGCCAACGAGATCGCCGGCTTCATCGCCGCCATCGAGAAGGGCGCCGCCCTTTCGCCCTCCGGCGCCGATGGTCTCGCCGCCCTCGCGCTCGCCGACGCGGCCGTGAAATCCGTGGAAGAAAAACGCCAGATCTCCGTCGCCTGA
- the chvE gene encoding multiple monosaccharide ABC transporter substrate-binding protein, whose protein sequence is MKMITSLLAAAAISVASFVAPAFAQDKGVVGISMPTKTSTRWISDGETMEKLFKEAGYTPDLQFADDDIPNQLAQIENMVTKGAKVLVIGAIDGTTLSDILQKAADAGVKVIAYDRLIRDSGNVNYYATFDNFQVGVLQATSLVDGLKAKFPDTKPWNVELFGGSPDDNNAFFFYDGAMSVLQPLIDSGAIVVKSGQTGMETVGTLRWDGAVAQARMENLLSSTYTDGRVDGVLSPYDGLSIGILSALKGVGYGSGDQPMAIVTGQDAELPSVKSILADEQYSTIFKDTRELAKVTVGMVNAIMEGKEPEVNDTKTYDNGVKVVPSYLLKPVAVDKSSAEKILVTDSAYYTADQLKN, encoded by the coding sequence ATGAAAATGATCACTTCGCTTCTCGCCGCCGCTGCCATCAGCGTGGCGTCGTTCGTTGCGCCCGCTTTCGCCCAGGATAAGGGCGTGGTCGGCATCTCGATGCCCACGAAGACCTCGACCCGCTGGATTTCCGACGGTGAGACGATGGAAAAGCTGTTCAAGGAAGCCGGGTACACGCCGGACCTGCAGTTTGCCGACGACGACATCCCGAACCAGCTCGCCCAGATCGAGAACATGGTCACCAAGGGCGCCAAGGTCCTGGTCATCGGTGCCATCGACGGCACGACGCTCTCCGACATTCTCCAGAAGGCTGCCGACGCCGGCGTGAAGGTCATCGCCTACGACCGCCTCATCCGCGACTCGGGCAACGTCAATTACTATGCCACCTTCGACAACTTCCAGGTCGGCGTCCTGCAGGCCACCAGCCTCGTCGACGGCCTGAAGGCCAAGTTCCCGGACACCAAGCCGTGGAACGTCGAGCTGTTCGGCGGTTCGCCGGACGACAACAACGCCTTCTTCTTCTATGACGGCGCGATGTCGGTTCTCCAGCCGCTGATCGATAGCGGCGCGATCGTCGTCAAGTCGGGCCAGACCGGCATGGAAACCGTCGGCACGCTGCGTTGGGACGGCGCCGTCGCGCAGGCCCGCATGGAAAACCTGCTCTCCTCGACCTACACCGACGGCCGCGTCGATGGCGTTCTGTCGCCCTACGACGGCCTGTCCATCGGTATCCTGTCGGCCCTGAAGGGCGTCGGCTACGGCTCGGGCGACCAGCCGATGGCCATCGTCACCGGCCAGGACGCGGAACTGCCGTCCGTCAAGTCGATCCTCGCTGACGAACAGTATTCCACGATCTTCAAGGACACGCGCGAGCTCGCCAAGGTCACGGTCGGCATGGTCAACGCAATCATGGAAGGCAAGGAGCCGGAAGTGAATGACACCAAGACCTACGACAACGGCGTCAAGGTCGTTCCGTCCTACCTGCTGAAGCCGGTTGCCGTCGACAAGTCCAGCGCCGAGAAGATCCTCGTCACGGACTCGGCCTACTACACGGCCGACCAGCTCAAGAACTGA